The genomic interval CCCTTTCGCAAGCACGTCACGACGGGCCTTCCGTACGTCTCTCTCAAGCTCGCGCTCACCCTCGACGGGCGCATCGCGACCCGGAGCGGGGCCAGCAAGTGGGTCACGGGGCCCGAGGCCCGCGCGAAGGTCCACGCGCTCCGCTCGGCCAACGACGCCGTCGCGGTGGGGATCGGCACCGCCGTCGCCGACGACCCCCGCCTCACCGTCCGAGACAGCTCCGGCTCGAGCCCGGTGCGCGTCGTCTTCGACACGAACCTGCGGCTCCCGCTCGACGGCCAGCTCGTCGCCTCCGCGCGCGAGATCCCGCTCGTTTTGCTCTGCTCGCACGAAGCCTCCCCCAAGGCCGAGGCTCTCCTCGTCGCCGAAGGTGCGGTCGTCCTGCGCGCGCCGGAGTCGACCGAGGGGCGCCTCGACGTCGAGGCCTGCCTGCGCCTCCTCGGGGAGCGCGGCGTCGTCACCCTCATGGTCGAAGGCGGCGCCGAGCTCGCCGGGAGCTTCCTCGCGGGCCGCCTCGCCGACGAGCTCCACGCGTTCGTCGCGCCGTCCCTCTTCGGCCCACGAGGGCGCCCCGGCGCGGTCGATTGGAAGGGCCCCGAGACCCCCATCGAAGCTCCTCGCATCACGAGCCCCGTCTGGGAGTGCTGCGGCGACGACGCCTACGTGCACGGGGTCATCGCGTTCGCCGAAGAGACCTGAGCCGGAGCCTCGTGAGCGAGCGTGCCCTCCCTGTCGGGGTTGCCTTTGCCGCGCGCCTCGCGGTATGGCAAAAACCGGGTGGCGCGGCGGCAAACGATCGAGCGCCTCCCCTCGAAAGACCCATGATTCTCACCATTTTGCACTATCCCGACGAGCGCCTTCGCGAGCCCGGCAAGAAGATCGAGACGATCACCCCCGAGATTCGTGCGCTCATCGACGACATGGCCGAGACCATGTACGCGGCGCCCGGAGTCGGGCTCGCGGCCACGCAGGTCGGCGAGGCGCTGCAGCTCTTTCTGGTCGACACCGCCAGCGAGGACGAGGCGAGCGACCTCCGGGTCTTCATCAACCCGGAGATCGTCGAGAAAGACGGCGAGACCACGTTCGAGGAGGGGTGCCTCAGCTTCCCCGGAGCCCAAGAGGGCATCCAGCGGGCCGAGCGCATCAAGGTGCGCGCGCTCGACCGGGACGGGAAACCGTTCGAGATCGAGGCCGAGGGCCTCCTCGCCATCGCGATCCAGCACGAGTACGATCACCTCCAAGGGGTGCTCATGATCGACCGTCTCGGGCCGCTCAAGAAGCGCCTCCTCCACCGCAAGATGCTGAAGCGCGCCGAGCGCTGAGCGCGCGTCCGCCGCGAGCGCCGTAGGCGGGAGGACCACCTCGATCCGTCGTCAGCCTCCGCTCCGACCGCGCCGCGTGACCGTCAGTCGATGCAGGACTCCCACACGTTGGGGTTCGGCGCCGCCATCGCGCAGCGGTACTCCTTCTTCGTGATCTCGGCCTCGCACTGCGAAAATACCTTCTGGTACGAGGGCTCGGCCTTGCGGACGGCGCGCTTCATGTCGCGCGCGACCTTCTTCTGATCGGGGGGGAGCTTGTCGAGCTCGGGCTCCTCGGCCATCACCATGTCGAGGTATTTGTCGAGCATCTGCTCGCACTCTTGTTTGCTCGCGCGCCCTCCGCACCCGAGCGCCGAGACGAGCGCGACGAACGCGACGAGCGTCGTGACGACGGAGCTGCCGAAGGTCCTACGCACCATGGCTGCGATCCATAGCAAACCTGGCGGAGGCGGACGACCCTCCCCGTCGGCGGTCACGCGAAGCGCGACTCGCGGTCCCGGAGATCGCGAAAGAGACCATCGGCGAGGGGGCGCCCCGGAGACAGCGGACCGGCACCTTCTTCGACGAAGACCCTCACCGCGTCGATGACCTCCGGCGAACGCAGGACTCTCCTGTGGCCGAGGCCCGTCGTCGCGAGCAGGCGGGCCCCGTCGAACGCACGCGACAGGCGCTCGCCGCTCGCGAAGGGCACGTCCCGGTCGTCCCGATCGTGCACGACCATCGTCGGCGACGAGACCCGCGCCGCGAGCGTCCGGAGCTCGAGCTCCTCGAGGCGGAGGGCGAACCTGTCCTCGACCGCGTGGGGCAAAGCCGCACGAACGTTCGATGGCAAATCGAGGGCCTCGGCGAACGTGTCGAACGCCGCGCCGAGGTGGGTCGGCGCCGCGATCGCCACCTGCCGCGTCGCGAGACCAGGGCGCCTCGCTTGCGCGAGCAAGAGCCCGACGGCGCCCATCGAGTGCGCGACCGCGGCGTGGAGGGAGCCCACGGCGTCGCGCACGGTGAGGATCGCGTCCGCCACCTCGGGGATGGACGACCGCGCGCCGGGCCCGTCTCCGTGACCGGGCGCATCGAACGTCACCACGCGAAATCCAGCCTCGACGAGCGGCTCCACGAACGCGCCGAGCTGCGAGCCCCTCCCCTCCCAGCCGTGCACGAGCAACACCTGCGGCCCCTCCCCCCACGACCACACCGGCATCGCGCGGCCGTGCCACGGAACCGTGCGCACGTCCGCGTGGGCGAGGAGCCTCGACTCCCACGCCGGGCGCGGGAACCTGCGAGGGCGCAGGAAGAGCTCGAGCGCCACCCGGGTACCGAGCGGCGTCGCCGCGCGCGAGGCGACACGGATCCCCGCGCGGAGCAACCGGAGGCCCCAGGTTTTCGTACGAACGTTCGTGCTATTTTTCGGGCGCAACGAGGGCGTCATGGGGGCGATCCTTTCGGCGATGGGGCGTGGGCGTGCGTGACGAGCCGCTCGAACGCGAGGCGCGTGCGGGCCTCCGTCCTCGGGTCGACGAAGAGGCGGGAGAGCGCGTGATGGCCGTAACCCAGGGCGATCTCGTGGGCGACCTGATAGGGATCGACGTCGCTCAGGAAGTGGCCCTCGGCGATGGAGACCTTGGTGGCGGTGGCGAGCGCCTCGAGCCAGTCCCGTTGAGAGGCGACCAAGCGATCCCTGGCGGGGCCGGGCTTGTCGTCGAGCTCGGCCGCGGCGGCGAAGAAGATGCAGCCGCCAGGCATGAAATCGGCCTTCCCCCACGCGAGCCAGCGATCGAAGAGGGCCCGGAGCCGTGGCTCGCCGCGCGGCTTCTTGAGCGCGGGGGCGACGACGAGATCCGTGAAGCGCGAGACCGCCTCTTCGAGGACGAGGACCTCGAGGTTCTCGCGGGACGCGACGTGCGCGAAGAGGCCGCTCTTCGACATCCCCACGCGCTCGGCCAGCGCGCCGAGCGAGATCGCGCCGAGCCCCACCTCGCTCGCGAGCGCGAGCGCTTCTCGGAGGATCTCACGGTGCGTCGAGTCGCCCTTGGCGGAGGCCATACCGTCGATTTAGCACGAGTGTGCGATTCGTCAACTCCGGTCGGCCTCGCATTATTCGAGTAGTATGGCCGCATGTCGTTTCGTTCGGTGTTCTTCGGTACACCCGCGTTCGCGGTGCCGTGCCTCGAGGCCCTCTCCGAGATCTCCGAGGTTCAAGGGGTGGTCTGCCAGCCCGACAAACCTCAGGGGCGCGGGCACGTGCTCGCGGCGCCTCCCGTGAAGGAGCGCGCGCTCGCTCTGGGGCTCGAGGTGTACCAGCCGACGAAGGTGAGGAACGGCGAGCTTCGGGCGTGGCTCGCCGAGCGCGACGTCGACGTGGCGCTGGTCGTGGCGTACGGCAGAATCCTGCCCGGTGACGTGCTGCGCACCCCGAAGAAGGGCTGCGTGAACGTGCACGCGTCCTTGCTCCCGAAGTACCGCGGGGCGGCCCCGATCACGTGGGCGGTCGTGAACGGCGAGGCCGAGACGGGCATCACGCTGATGAACATGGACGAGGGCATGGACACGGGCGACATGCTCGAAAAGCTCGTCACGCCCATCGGCCCCGACGAGACCGCGGGAGAGCTCTCGGAGCGTCTCTCGGCCCTCGGGGCGCTCGCCGTGCGCAAGGGCCTCCCGAAGGTCGTCGCGGGCGGCTACGTGCCCGAGCCGCAGGACCACGCGCGCGCCAGCGCCGCGCCCCTCCTCACGAAGCGCGACGGCCTCGTCGACTTCACGAAGCCCGCGCTCGCGGTCCACAACCACGTTCGTGGCATGGCCCCTTGGCCCGGCGCGTTCACCTACGCCGACGGCAAGGTCGTCAAGGTGCTCGAGACGCGCATGAGCGACGCACGCAAAGCCGGGGCTCTTCCGGGCGAGGTCATCGTGGCCGACAAGTCGGGCGTCCTCGTCGCGTGCGGCGAAGGCACCATCGAGCTCTTGCGGGTTCAGCTCGAAGGGAAAAAACCGGTACGTGGCGCCGAGTGGCAGAGCGGCCGCGGCGTGCGCGAGGGCACCCGGCTCGGCGAGCCCGCCTGACGGCGCTCGTCACTCGCCGGGCTTACGCTCGCGGCGGACCTCTTCGAGCAGCGCGTCGATGCGGTCGCGTGCCTCTTGGCCCTCGTCGTACGTGAAACGGAGCTCCGGGACGACCCGCAGCTTCAGCTTCGCGCCGAGCTCTTTGCGGAGGAGCCCTGCGGCTTTGGAGAGGCCCGTCTTCGCGGCCTCGATGCGATCGCCGTCGCCACCCTCGAGGAGGCGAAAATACACACGCGCGCTCCGGAGGTCGTCCGTGAGGGCGACCCGCGAGACGAGCACACCGGAGAGGCGTGGATCACGCACACGCGTGGTCAAGAGGAGCGACAGCTCCTCGCGGATACCCTCGGCCACACGCGACGCACGCTTCACTTCACCGGCCATGCGCGCTCCTTAGCACTTCCCTGCCCCGGGCCCACGCCGAACGTTCATCGCCCGAGCGGGTCGTCCTCGTAGAGGTCGTCCCCGAACGGCACGAGCTCGGTCGCGCGGCCGACGAGCTGGGCCACTTCGTCGAGCTCGGCGAACCGCGCGACCTCGCCGAGCACGCGCTCGCACACGTCGTGATCGGCCGACACCACCGCGACGCCGAGCACCACGCGTTGGTGGAGGTCTTGGGCGTCGACCTCGGCGACCGACACCTCGAAGCGCGCGCGGATGCGCTCACGGAGCTTTCGCACGACGCTCCTCTTTTCTTTGAGAGACCGCGCGTGCGGCACGTGGAACGTGAGCCGCGAGACACCGACGTGCATGCGCTCACCTTACCAGCCCCACGCATCCCTTCGTCGCGCGGCCCGCACCACCGGTCAAGACTCCCGTATCCTATCGAAAAGACCGAACAAAATAGGAAACGGCGGCCCGCCTCCCGAAAGAGACCATGACCGCCGACCCCAGGTGAAGCTCGGATCCGAGGATCAGAGCTTCTGCTTCACTTCTTCGATCTCGTAGCACTCGATGATGTCGAGCTCCTTGATGTCGCTCACGCCGTCGAGGCTGATGCCGCACTCGAAGCCCTCGGCGACGTCCTTGACGTCCTCCTTGAAGCGTTTGAGCGCCGCGATCTTGCCCTCCCAGATCCGCTCGCCGCCGCGGACGAGGCGCGCCATGGCGTTGCGCTTGATCTGGCGATCGATGACGTACGAGCCGGCCACGATGACCCCGCGAATCTTGAAGACGGCGCGGACCTCGGCCTTGCCGACGGCCTTCTCGACCATGATCGCCGGGAGGAGGCCTTCCATGGCGCTCTTCACGTCGTCGACCGCTTGGTAGATGATCGAGTAGAGGCGAATCTCGATCTTGTTCTCGTCGGCGTGGGCCTGAGCCTTGCCGGCGGGGCGTACGTTGAAGCCGATGACGATCGCCTTGGCCGCGATGGCGAGGTTCACGTCGCCTTCGGTGATGGCGCCGACGCCCGCGTGGATGATGCTGAGCTTCACCCGCTCGGTCGACAGCTTGGCGAAGGCGTCGGCCACGGCCTCGACCGAGCCCTGCACGTCGCCCTTGATGATGATGCGGAGCTCTTGGAGGTCGGAGTCCTTGAGGCTCCGCGAGAGCTCCTCGAGCGACACCTTGGCCGAGGCCGGGATGAGGCTCTTCGCCATCTTGCCCTTGCGGCTCTCGGCGATCTCTTGTGCCTTCTTCGCGTCCTTGACGGCGTGGACGGGGTCGCCCGCGCCGGGGACGTCGGAGAGGCCGAGGATCTCGACCGGGGTCGACGGACCGGCGTTGTGCACGGGCTTTCCGTGCTCGTTCGTCATCGCGCGCACCTTGCCGAAGCCGGCGCCCGCGAGGATGAAGTCGCCGACCTTGAGCGTGCCCTCTTGGACGAGGATACGCGCCACGGGGCCGCGGCCGCGATCGAGCAGGGCCTCGATGACCGTGCCGCTCGCCGGCTTCTTCGGGTTGGCCTTGAGGTCGAGCACCTCGGCCTGGAGGGCGAGCGTGTCGAGCAGCTCTTTCACGCCCGCGCCGGTGAGGGCCGAGACGTGCGCGAAGAGGGTGTCGCCGCCCCAATCCTCGGGGATGAGGCCGAGGTCGGACAGCTCGCGCTTCACGCGCTCCGGGTCGGCGCCGGGCTTGTCGATCTTGTTGACTGCGACGATGATCGGCACCTTCGCCGCCTTCGCGTGGTTGATGGCCTCTTTCGTCTGAGGCATCACGCCGTCGTCGGCCGCGACCACGAGGACGACGATGTCGGTCACGCCGGCGCCGCGGGCGCGCATCTGCGTGAAGGCCTCGTGGCCCGGGGTGTCGAGGAAGACGATGGTCCCGTTGGCCGTCTGCACCTTGTAGGCGCCGATGTGCTGCGTGATACCACCCGCCTCGCCGCCGGCCACGTTCGCCTTGCGGATCTTATCGAGAAGACTGGTCTTTCCGTGGTCGACGTGGCCCATGACCGTGACGACCGGGGGCCGCGGCTCGAGGTCCTCGTCGATCTGGCCCTCGGCCTTCTCCTCGCCACGCGCGGCGGCGATGCTGTCGTCCTCGCTGACGGCGACGTCCTCGACCTCCCACGCGAACTCCGACGCGAGGATCTTCGCGGTGTCGGCGTCGAGGGTGGTGTTGATGTGGACGTTCTGCATGCCCATCGACCAGAGCTTCGCGAGGAGCTCGGTGGCCTTGAGGCTCATCTTCTGGGCCATGTTCTGGAGAGTGATGTTCTCCTCGATACGAATGACCTTCTTGTGAGCGCTCATCTCCTGGGTGGAGACGGCCGGCTTGCGGCCGGGGACTTGCGGGCCGAAGCCGCGTTTTCCGCCCGGGAAGCCGCGGCCCATCGGACCGCCGCGCCCCATCTGCGGACCACCGCGGAGACCACCACGCTGCGGCATGCCGCCCGTGGGGCCCGAGGCGCGCGGGTTGAACTCGCTCCTGCGGGCCATGGTGCCGACCGAGCCGCCGCCGATGCCGGTGCGCGAGACGCCGGCGGGCGTGGGCATCGGCACGCCCGGACGACCCGCCCAGACCTCGATGCCCGTCTTGGGAGGCGAGCTGACACGCGGCGGAGGCGGAGGCGGCTCCGACGGCGCGACGGGCGCGGGTGTGGGCTTGGGCATCTCGACCTTGGCGGGCTCGGCGACGACCGGGGCGGCGACCACCTCGGGCGCGGCCTCGACCGGAGCCGCGACGACGGGGGGAGCCGGAGGAGGCGGCTCGACGGGCGGCGGCGGAGGGGGCTCCACCTCGACCGGCGGCGCGACCGCGACGACCTCGCGCACCGAGGGGGCAGCGGGGGGCGGCGTCGGGGCCTTCACCTCGACGGGCTCTTCGACCGGCAGCGCGGGCTCCGACACGGGCAGCTTGCGGCTGCTCTTCGGCGCCTCGAGCTTGGCAGCGCTCTTGCGCTCCTCGGGCAGCTTTCGTGTGCTCTTCCGCTCGGGCGCTTCGACGAGCAGCTCGCGCGTGCTCTTCCGCTCGATCGGCAACGCCGGCGCGCTCGCCTTCGCGGGGGGCGCCTCGAAGATGACCTGCGGCGGCTCGGGACCGTCGTCGCCCGCGAGCGCCGCGAGATCCCGGCGGGACGCGACGTCGTTCACTTCGGGGGAAGACAGAGGAGCCGGCGGCAAGGGCCCGCTCGGAGGCGCGTCGGGGGACTTCGCCACCGCGCGACGCTTCACCACGGTGGGACGGATGCGCTCCTCCACCATGTTGTGCGTCTTCTGCTTCTCGAGGTGACGTTTGACACGTTCCACCGTGTCGACGTCCACCGAGCTCATGTGATTGCGCACGTCCGACACGCCGAGCGACTGGAGCAGCGACACGGCCACTTTGGGGTCGAGGTTCAGCTGCTTCGCGACTTCGTAAACCCGCACCTTACTCATCGACCCTCCGACGACACCCATACTGCTTTGCTCCCCGAACCGGTCATCGCCGTCGCGGCTCTGCACGTCCGTTTGATCTCGTCCGCCAGACCGACGTGAAGGATGGCCAAGAGCGCCACCTCGTCACGATCGAAAAGCGCACCCATCGTGCCCTTCGTCCCGAAGCTCACCGCCAAACCTCTCGTAATCGCGTCCGCAAGCTCGCGCCGCTCTACCACGCTTTTTGCATCCGTCGCCACCACCACGCACGGGGCGCCGTCCCGGAGGGCTGCGAAGGTGGCGTCCGTCCCGAGCGCGACGGCACGGAGTCGCTTCGCCGAGACGAGAAGCCCTTCCACCCTTCGCGTGGCAGCCTCTTGGAAGGCGCGTGACAACGAAGCAACGTCGGTCGTGACCTTCGTCTTGAAGGCCTTGGAGAAGCCCGATTTCGCGGCCCTCTCGAGGCACCCCAGCGAGGGGTGCACGTAGGCACCGCGGCCGAAGGTGGTGCCCGACAGGTCGAACGCGACCTCGGTGCGGCCCGCGACCTCGGGGCCCCGAACCAGGCGCACGAGCTCGCCCGAGCCCTTCGGGGACTCCTGACCGCAGCCCGCGCACGTGCGCACGGGCCCGGGGAGCTCCGGGCGTTCGGACGGGTTCATGTCTCGTTTCGGGGCACCCAACGTGTCTTCCTCATCCTTGGTGTTGCGCGAGCGCCGCCTTCAGCGCCTGCGAGATCTCGTGCCACTCGTTCGCGAGGAACGACTCGGCCCCGAGCTTGAGCGCTCGGGCCTTCTTGATTCCGAGGCCCGTCTTGATGGCGAGCTTGTCCTCGTCCTCGCGGAGCACGTCCTCGATGCTCCGGTAACCCGCCTCTTCGAGGAGGGTCACGGTGCGCTCGCCGACGCCGTGGAGGAAGAGCAGGCGATCGCGCTCGGTGAGCGGCTCGGTGCGCGAAGCGACCGCGCTGATGCGCTCTTGGCGGAGGCGCTCCATCGTCTTCTCGGCCGACGTACGGATCGCCTCGGCGGCCTCTTTCGTGCCGATGCCCGGGATCGCCGTGAGCTCCTCGTCGGACGCCTCGACGATCTCTTCGAGGGCGCGGAAGCCCTGGCGGTACATGTTGCGGGCCACCGCGTCGCCGACCCCGTCGAGCCTCTGGAGAGCGGCGATCGCCTCTTCTTCCATCTGCTTGAACTTGGAGTCGCTGATGATGTCGAGCTTCCAGGCCGTGAGCTGCGCGGCGAGGCGCACGTTCTGACCTTTGCGGCCGATCGCGAGCGAGAGCTTCTCGTCGGGGACGACGAGCTCCATGCGCTTGTCGGCCTCGTCCACGATGACCTTGAGCACCTCGGCGGGCTGGATGGCGGCGCACACGAAGCGCGCGGGGTCGCGGTCGTAGGGCACGATGTCGATCTTCTCGCCGCGGAGCTCTTGCACGACGGCCTGCACGCGCGAGCCCTTCATGCCCACGCACGCGCCCACCGGATCGACGTCCGAGTCGCGGCTCGCGACGGCGATCTTCGAGCGGGCCCCAGCCTCGCGCGCACACGCCACTACACGAACGATTCCCTCATAGATTTCGGGAACTTCCGACTCGAAGAGCTTCTCGACGAGCTTCGCGTCGGCGCGCGACAGGATGATCTGCGGGCCGCGCGCTTCGCGGTCGATGTCCTTGAGGAGGGCGACGATGCGATCACCCGGGCGGTACGACTCGCGGGGCGTCTGCTCGCGGAACGGGAGGATGCCCTCCGTGCGACCGAGGTCGACGATGAGGTTCTGCCCCTTCTCGAAGCGGCGGACGACGCCCTTGATGAGCTCGCCCTTCTTGTCCTTGAACTCGTTGTAGATGAGGTCGCGCTCTTCGTCGCGGACGCGCTGGATGAGCACCTGCTTCGCGGTTTGCGCGGCGATGCGCCCGAAGGTGGAGCGCGCCTGCTTCACCATGAGGATGTCGCCGAAGTCCTTGTCTTGCTGGGCGGCCTTCTTCGCGTCCGACGGGTGCCAGAAGATCTGGAAGCCGAGCTCTTCGCCGAGCTCCGCGTCGAGGCCGGCGGCCTGCGCGTCCTCGAGGGCGATCTCGCGCTCGTCGTCCGACGGATCGTCGACCACGGTCATGTACTGGAAGAGATCGACCTGGCCGGTCTCTTCGTTGAAGCGCGCCTCGAGCTCGCGGGTCGGACCGAACACGCTCTGGGCGGCCTTCAAGATGGCCTCTTCGACCGTCTTCACGAGGCGCGCTTTGTCGATGCCCTTGTCGCGCGCGACCATGTCGATCGCTTGGAGCAGGTTGGGCTCGCCGGTGTTGTTCTGCTGTTGGGTCGTCGCCATGGTCAGTTCCTGGGTAGGCGCTCGCGCGCACGAAGGGCGGAGCGGTTACTTTCGGGTCTTTTTGCCGGGGTTCGGGCGATTCTTTTGGCCCTGGGTCATCTCGAAGACGAGGCGGCCCGAGGCGATCTGCGCGAAGGGAACGGGGACGGTGGAGCCCCCGAGGTCGAAGGTGACGACGCCGCCCGTGAGGCCAACGATCGTGCCTTCGAGCACTTTTTGGCCGCCGATCGCGCTCGTGAGACGAACCTTCGCCTTCTTGCCGGCGAAGCGGTCGTAGTCGGCCTCGGTTCGGAGCACGCGCTCGACGCCGGGGGAGCCGACCTCGAGCGCGTACCTCGCGTGGGTGGGGAACGGATCGTTTTCGTCGAACGAGCGCGAGATCTCGCGCGACAAGGTGGCGCACACCTCGAGATCGACCGCCGACTCTTCCGTCTGGGCTTTTTTCGCCGCGCTGCCGGCCTTGTCGACCGACACCCTCAAGACGAAGCCTCGCCCCTCGGTCGTCCACTCGATCGCCACGAGCTCCGCGCCGTTCGCGGCCGCGAGCGGCTCGATGCGCGCACGCACGGGGGCGAGGTCGGGCAGCGAGGAGGCAGGTTTCGTGGTCTTTTCGGCGAGGGTCATGCGCGAGACAAAAAAAAGGCGGGCCCGGAATTGGGGTCCGCTCGGAACAGCCACCAAATGGGAGTCGACTTCTAGCGCCGGAACTTCGAACCTGCAAGCCCGAGCTTCTTCCGGGGCAACATGCACCCAAATTCTCGGGACATTTCGGACACTTATTTCGCTCGTGGGGCTCGAAGGTGAACGGGAGGCAGGCGTGAACGGGCGTCGAGCGGTCCCCTTCCCCCACGGAGCGCGCCGAGGCGAAGCAGAAAGGGCCCGCGTCCCCGGCGGAACACGAGCCCTTTGCGTGGAGACCGATCGCGTCGGTGGCTATTTGATGTCGGGCTTCTTCGCCGCGGGCTTGTCGCCCTTCGCCGCGGGCTTGTCGCCCTTCGCCGGAGCCGGCGCCGCCGCGTCTTGATCGACGATGATGAACTGGACGCGGCGATTGCGCGCGCGGTTCGCCGCCGTCACGTTCGGCACGAGGGGCTTCGACTGCCCGTACCCACGGGCCACGAGCCGGCCACCGTCGACGCCGTGCGAGGTGAGCCACGCGACGACCGCGTTCGCGCGATCCTCGCTGAGCTGCTTGTTGTGGTCGGCCGTGCCGGAGTTGTCCGTGTGGCCCTGGATCTCGACGCGCTTGATCTGCGGGTTGTGCAAGAACACGTCGGCGATCTCGGTGAGGAGGGCCGTCGACGCGGGGAGGATCTGCGCCGAGTCGAGCGCGAACTGGATCTGGTTCTTGATCGTGATTTCGTTCTTGCCGACCTGAACGAGGGCGTTCTTGGGGCGCTTCTGCATCACGATGTCGGCGGGGTTGTCCTGCCTCGCCTTCACGTCGACCGTGCCCACGTACGAGAGGTAGCCCTCGGCGTCGACGGTGACCTGCGCCGTGCCGGGCCCGACCTCACTGAAGCGGAAGGCGCCCGCGTCGTCGCCGTTGCCCGAGAAGGTGCGCTTCTGCGCGTCCACGAGCTTGACGACCGCGCCACGCACCGCGCCGCTCTCGTCCTTGACGCGGCCGACGACCGCGCCGACACGAGGCAAGGCCTGCACGGGGCAATCGACCTGGATCGGGGCCGCCGCCGGAGCCGCGCCCGCCGGCAAGGTGACCTTGCAGCTCCCTGGTTTGTACCCCTCGGCCTTGACCGAGAACGTGTAGGTGCCGGGCTCGAGCTCGTGGGTGGTGAAGCGGCCGTCGGCGCCGGTCGCGAGCGAGGTCCATTGAGGGTGCTCGTCCCACGCGACGATGGCGTTCGCGATGCCTTCGGTCTTGTCGGCCTCGTGCACGAGCCCCGAGACGAGCGCGCCCTTGGCCTTCACCTCGACGGGCTTTTCCACCAGACGAACCGTCTCGACCGGGGGGCGATCCTTCGTGTCGAAGGCCCAGCCGGCGCCGAGGTAGAACGTCCACGGGGCCACCGGCGACATCTCCTCGATGAAATTCGAGGTGCCGGTCACGCCGATGTCGAACGCCGCCGTGAGGGCGAAGCCGTTCTTCCAGGGCATCGCGCGCGCACCGAGGGTGAGCTTGCTCGGCGCGACCGGGTCGTTCGCGAGGCACTTGTCGGCGCTCGGGTTATTGAGCCGGCACGCGTAGCCCTGGCGGTTGATCGGGATCTGGATGCCGTACTCGATGAACGGGCGGAGCTTCTCTTTGAGGACGAACGCCTCGGCGCCGATGTTGATGTCGAAGTGATCGACGCGGTTCACGCGGAGGCCGAAGCGCTCGATGCGCGTCACCGGCTCTCGGCGCGTCGCCTCGATGTCGCCGAGCGTCTCGCCGGTGTTGTCGATCGAGTAGGTGAGCGTCGTACCGACACGCACCGGGAGCGGCTTCTTGAGATCGCGGAGGTCGGCCGTCGCGAGACCGCGGAACTTGGCGCTCGTGCCCCCGCCGAGGAGCCCCACCGAGCCCGTCCCGTTCACGAGCCAGAGCTCCGGCGCGAAGCCGACGTGAAGGAACTTATTGACCGGCATGTGGGCCTTCAAGCCGAGCTGCGAGTCCCCGAGCACCTGGATGAGGGACGGCCGGTTCTGGTCGCTCGAGTTCGCGTACCCGCCGGTCGAGCCGTAGGCCTCGAGCCACTTCAAGATCTGCACGTCGAGGGCGAGCGTGCCGCCGATGTGCGTGAGGCCCGCCGAAGAGAGGCGCGCGCCGCCCCGGGGGTTTCGGCACGTCTGCTCGGACGTGCACAGGAAGTCCGC from Myxococcales bacterium carries:
- a CDS encoding carboxypeptidase regulatory-like domain-containing protein, which gives rise to MKTKAFWVLSILSAQAAFVGTAAAQPAGISLGGGASAGPSGVSGGASGEANGGPAGAPKPDDEWADRDRKLGESPTLVGGVGLLHMPFAQGGAPGQFRVAFTAETFSADFLCTSEQTCRNPRGGARLSSAGLTHIGGTLALDVQILKWLEAYGSTGGYANSSDQNRPSLIQVLGDSQLGLKAHMPVNKFLHVGFAPELWLVNGTGSVGLLGGGTSAKFRGLATADLRDLKKPLPVRVGTTLTYSIDNTGETLGDIEATRREPVTRIERFGLRVNRVDHFDINIGAEAFVLKEKLRPFIEYGIQIPINRQGYACRLNNPSADKCLANDPVAPSKLTLGARAMPWKNGFALTAAFDIGVTGTSNFIEEMSPVAPWTFYLGAGWAFDTKDRPPVETVRLVEKPVEVKAKGALVSGLVHEADKTEGIANAIVAWDEHPQWTSLATGADGRFTTHELEPGTYTFSVKAEGYKPGSCKVTLPAGAAPAAAPIQVDCPVQALPRVGAVVGRVKDESGAVRGAVVKLVDAQKRTFSGNGDDAGAFRFSEVGPGTAQVTVDAEGYLSYVGTVDVKARQDNPADIVMQKRPKNALVQVGKNEITIKNQIQFALDSAQILPASTALLTEIADVFLHNPQIKRVEIQGHTDNSGTADHNKQLSEDRANAVVAWLTSHGVDGGRLVARGYGQSKPLVPNVTAANRARNRRVQFIIVDQDAAAPAPAKGDKPAAKGDKPAAKKPDIK